A genomic region of Sphingobium sp. HWE2-09 contains the following coding sequences:
- a CDS encoding ribonuclease HII — protein MPDFTHELRHHPGLVAGVDEAGRGPLAGPVVAAAVILRAEDCPDGLNNSKQLSAKKRAALEIEIKARALCWGVGIASVAEIDEINILWATMLAMSRAVDALGHDCAHILVDGNRCPTWRWASTAIVEGDAKCLSIAAASILAKEERDRMMIAAAADHPHYGWDTNKGYGSARHLAALREHGPTPLHRRSFAPVAQLMLL, from the coding sequence ATGCCTGATTTCACCCACGAACTGCGCCATCATCCCGGCCTGGTCGCGGGGGTGGACGAAGCGGGGAGGGGTCCGCTCGCTGGGCCGGTGGTCGCCGCCGCCGTCATCCTCCGCGCGGAAGACTGCCCCGACGGCCTGAACAATTCCAAACAGTTGAGCGCAAAGAAGCGCGCTGCGTTGGAAATCGAGATCAAGGCTCGTGCGCTGTGCTGGGGTGTCGGCATCGCCAGCGTCGCGGAAATAGACGAGATCAACATCCTCTGGGCGACGATGCTGGCGATGAGCCGCGCCGTCGATGCGCTGGGCCATGATTGCGCCCATATACTGGTGGACGGCAATCGTTGTCCCACATGGCGCTGGGCTTCGACCGCGATCGTGGAGGGCGACGCCAAATGCCTTTCGATCGCGGCAGCCTCCATCCTCGCCAAGGAAGAGCGCGACCGGATGATGATCGCGGCGGCGGCGGACCATCCGCATTATGGGTGGGATACGAACAAGGGCTATGGCAGCGCCCGGCATCTGGCCGCGCTGCGCGAACATGGGCCGACCCCGCTCCACCGCCGCAGCTTCGCGCCGGTGGCGCAATTGATGCTGCTGTAA